From a region of the Coffea arabica cultivar ET-39 chromosome 3e, Coffea Arabica ET-39 HiFi, whole genome shotgun sequence genome:
- the LOC113735246 gene encoding guanine nucleotide exchange factor SPIKE 1 isoform X1 translates to MESSASNGHRFRRIPRQSYAASLKLDPLLDENLEQWPHLNELVQCYRTDWVKDDNKYGHYESIGPIQFHNQIFEGPDTDIETEMHLANARQSKTEDSADEELPSTSGIQPSGSSIPESSNLLLLKHFGESPLPAYEPVFDWENERSMIFGQRNPETHLPQYASGLKIAVKVLSLSFQAGLVEPFYGTISLYNRERREKLSEDFSFQLSPPEMQDASSSSEQRGIFHLDAPSASVCLLIQLEKPATEENGVTPSVYSRKEPVHLTEREKQKLQVWSRIMPYRESFAWAIIPLFDSNITAPSGGSASPGSPLTPSMSGSGSQDHVMEPIAKITSEGKLNYTSAVVVEVSNLNKVKEGYTEDSLQDPKRKVHKPVKGVLRLEIEKLQASSVDWENTLESGHTIYGSVEHVDRLNDPSITRCPSNGSYGPHYASSKSISFQGKEMARNGSIAQSNLEFAADDFQAFDFRTTTRNEPFLQLFHCLYVYPLNVSMSRKRNLFIRVELRKDDVDIRKPPLEFSILQAMHPREPAASLQKWAHTQVAVAARVACYHDEIKVSLPAIWTPLHHLLFTFFHVDLQTKLEAPKPVVIGYASVPLSTHAQFRSEVSLPIMRELVPHYLQDTVKERLDYLEDGKNVFRLRLRLCSSLYPISERIRDFFLEYDRHTLRTSPPWGSELLEAINSLKNVDSTALLQFLHPILNMLLHLIGNGGETLQVAAFRAMVNILTRVQQESVDEAERNVYLVNYVDFAFDDFGGRQPPVYPGLSTVWGSLARSKAKGYRVGPVYDDVLAMAWFFLELIVKSMALEQTRLYYHNLPSGEDVPPMQLKEGVFRCIMQLYDCLITEVHERCKKGLGLAKYLNSSLAFFCYDLLSIIEPRQVFELVSLYLDKFSGVCQAVLHDCKLTFLQIICDHDLFVEMPGRDPSDRNYLSSVLIQEIFLTWDHDDLSMRAKAARILVVLLCKHEFDVRYQKTEDKLYIAQLYFPLVGQILDEMPVFYNLSAIEKREVLIIILEIIRNLDDASLVKAWQQSIARTRLFFKLLEEGLVHFEHRRPADSMLISNSSRSPGQEKPASPKYSERLSPAINHYLSEAARHEVRPQGTPENGYLWQRVNSQLSSPSQPYSLREALAQAQSSRIGASTQALRESLHPILRQKLELWEENLSAAVSLQVLEIAEKFSRTAASHSIATDYAKLDCLTSIFMNVFSRNQPLEFWKALFPVFNSVFELHGATLMARENDRFLKQVAFHLLRLAVFRNDNIRKRAVIGLQILVRSSFSYFTQTARLRVMLTITLSELMSEVQVTQMKSDGTLEESGEARRLRMSLTEMADESKSPNLLNDCGLPDNSLVSVPQNSSENHWSWTEVKYLADSLLLALDASLEHALLASVMTVDRYAAAEGFYKLALAFAPVPDLHIMWLLHLCDAHQEMQSWAEAAQCAVAVAGVVMQALVSRNDGVWSNEHVNALRKICPMVSSEITSEASAAEVEGYGASKLTVDSAVKYLQLANKLFSQAELYHFCASILELVIPVYKSRRSYGQLAKCHTMLTNIYESILEQESSPIPFTDATYYRVGFYGEKFGRLDRKEYVYREPRDVRLGDIMEKLSHIYESRMGGTTLHVIPDSRQVKADELEPSVCYLQITAVDPVMEDEDLGSRRERIFSLSTGSIRARVFDRFLFDTPFTKNGKTQGGLEDQWKRRTVLQTEGSFPALVNRLVVTKSESLEFSPVENAIGMIETRTAALRNELEEPRSSEGDQLPRLQSLQRILQGSVAVQVNSGVLSVCTAFLSGEPATRLRSQELQQLIAALLEFMAVCKRAIRVHFRLIGEEDQDFHTQLVNGFQSLTAELSHYIPAILSEL, encoded by the exons ATGGAGAGTTCTGCATCCAATGGCCACCGCTTCCGAAGGATTCCCCGGCAATCCTATGCTGCCTCTTTGAAGTTAGACCCCCTT CTTGACGAAAACTTGGAACAGTGGCCACATTTAAATGAACTTGTTCAGTGCTATCGAACTGACTGGGTGAAAGATGATAACAAGTACGGGCACTATGAAAGTATCGGCCCCATTCAATTCCACAACCAAATATTCGAAGGACCCGATACAGATATTGAAACAG AAATGCATCTTGCTAATGCTAGGCAAAGTAAGACTGAAGATTCAGCTGATGAAGAACTTCCTAGTACGTCTGGGATTCAACCTTCAGGATCTAGTATCCCGGAGTCATCGAACTTGCTACTACTGAAG CATTTCGGTGAATCCCCCCTACCAGCTTATGAACCCGTTTTTGACTGGGAGAATGAGCGATCTATGATATTTGGTCAAAGAAATCCAGAAACACACTTGCCTCAATATGCCAG TGGACTAAAGATCGCTGTGAAAGTTCTATCATTATCATTTCAAGCTGGACTTGTTG AGCCGTTTTATGGCACCATTTCTTTATATAATAGggagagaagagaaaaactgtCAGAGGATTTCAGTTTTCAACTGTCACCTCCAGAAATGCAAGAT GCCAGCAGTTCTTCTGAACAGCGCGGTATTTTCCATCTAGATGCTCCATCAGCATCAGTTTGTCTGCTGATTCAATTAGAGAAACCTGCAACAGAAGAAAACGGGGTGACTCCTTCTGTTTATTCACGCAAAGAACCA GTGCACTTGACTGAAAGAGAGAAACAGAAGCTGCAAGTGTGGTCCCGGATCATGCCTTACAGAGAGTCTTTTGCTTGGGCCATCATTCCACTCTTTGATAGCAATATTACTGCACCATCTGGGGGTTCTGCTTCACCAGGCAGCCCCTTGACTCCTAGCATGTCAGGTTCAGGTTCTCAAGATCACGTTATGGAGCCAATCGCAAAGATTACTTCGGAAGGGAAGCTTAACTATACAAGTGCCGTGGTGGTTGAAGTTTCCAATTTGAATAAAGTTAAAGAAGGCTATACTGAGGACTCACTCCAG GATCCAAAGCGGAAGGTTCATAAACCTGTCAAGGGTGTCTTAAGATTGGAAATTGAAAAGCTCCAAGCCAGCTCTGTTGATTGGGAAAACACTTTGGAAAGTGGGCATACCATCTATGGGTCCGTTGAACATGTGGaccggttgaatgatcccaGTATAACTAGATGCCCCAGCAATGGTTCTTATGGACCTCACTATGCCAGCTCTAAATCAATATCCTTTCAGGGGAAAGAGATGGCTCGAAATGGATCAATTGCTCAAAGTAACTTGGAATTTGCTGCCGACGAT TTCCAAGCTTTTGACTTCCGTACAACAACAAGAAATGAGCCTTTCTTGCAGCTCTTCCATTGTCTTTATGTGTACCCTTTGAATGTTAGCATGAGTCGGAAAAGGAATCTGTTTATACGGGTTGAGCTGAGAAAAGATGATGTTGATATTCGTAAACCACCATTGGAG TTTTCTATTCTCCAGGCAATGCATCCAAGGGAACCAGCTGCATCACTTCAGAAATGGGCTCATACTCAAGTTGCGGTTGCAGCTAGGGTTGCTTGCTACCATGATGAGATTAAAGTTTCCCTGCCAGCCATTTGGACACCACTGCATCACCTATTGTTCACATTCTTTCATGTTGACCTTCAAACGAAACTGGAAGCGCCAAAGCCT GTTGTAATTGGATATGCTTCAGTTCCATTATCTACTCATGCTCA GTTCAGGTCTGAGGTTTCTTTGCCAATAATGAGAGAGTTGGTTCCACACTACCTTCAGGATACTGTTAAG GAGCGACTGGATTACTTGGAGGATGGGAAAAATGTATTCAGGCTTCGCTTGCGACTATGTTCATCATTATACCCCATTAGTGAGCGAATTAGAGATTTTTTTCTTGAGTATGACAGACACACTCTTCGAACTAGTCCACCTTGGGGATCTGAGCTACTTGAG GCTATCAACAGTTTGAAGAATGTGGATTCTACTGCCTTGCTTCAGTTTCTCCATCCTATACTAAATATGCTCCTCCATCTTATAGGCAATGGTGGAGAAACTCTCCAG GTTGCTGCCTTCAGAGCTATGGTTAACATTTTGACGAG GGTGCAGCAAGAATCAGTAGATGAAGCCGAAAGAAATGTTTATCTAGTGAACTATGTTGATTTTGCCTTTGATGATTTTGGTGGTCGTCAGCCGCCAGTATACCCTGGTTTATCTACAGTCTGGGGAAGCCTGGCTCGCAGTAAG GCAAAAGGCTACCGTGTAGGGCCGGTTTATGATGATGTTTTGGCAATGGCTTGGTTTTTCCTTGAACTGATAGTGAAATCAATGGCATTGGAGCAGACGCGACTGTACTATCACAATCTTCCCTCAG GTGAGGATGTCCCACcaatgcaattgaaagaaggTGTTTTCAGGTGTATAATGCAACTATATGACTGCCTTATTACGGAAGTTCATGAGCGTTGCAAGAAGGGTTTAGGGTTGGCCAAATATTTAAACAGCagtttggctttcttttgttaCGACCTCTTGTCTATCATAGAGCCACGACAAGTTTTTGAATTG GTATCTTTGTACCTGGACAAATTTTCTGGGGTTTGTCAAGCTGTGCTGCATGACTGCAAGCTTACTTTTCTACAAATTATATGTGACCATGATCTTTTCGTGGAGATGCCTGGGCGAGATCCTTCAGATAG GAATTACCTTTCTTCTGTCCTAATACAAGAAATTTTCCTAACGTGGGACCATGATGATCTGTCTATGCGGGCAAAG GCAGCTAGAATTCTGGTGGTCCTACTTTGCAAGCATGAATTTGACGTGCGTTACCAAAAGACTGAAGATAAGCTCTACATTGCCCAGTTATACTTTCCTCTTGTTGGCCAG ATCTTAGATGAAATGCCTGTCTTCTACAATTTGAGTGCAATAGAAAAGCGTGAAGTATTGATAATTATTTTGGAAATAATACGCAATTTGGATGATGCCTCTCTTGTGAAGGCATGGCAACAAAGCATTGCTCGGACTAgattatttttcaaacttttggaGGAGGGCCTAGTTCATTTTGAG CACAGAAGACCTGCTGATAGCATGTTAATCAGCAATAGTTCTCGCAGTCCCGGACAGGAAAAACCTGCATCTCCAAAATATTCTGAAAGACTTTCACCAGCAATTAATCACTATCTATCTGAGGCAGCACGACACGAAGTGAGA CCTCAGGGAACACCTGAAAATGGGTACTTGTGGCAAAGAGTCAATTCCCAGCTTAGTTCACCCAGTCAGCCATATTCTTTGCGGGAAGCTCTTGCTCAGGCACAGTCTTCCAGGATTGGTGCCTCTACTCAAGCGCTGAGGGAATCTTTGCACCCAATCCTAAGACAAAAACTG GAACTTTGGGAAGAAAACCTTAGTGCAGCCGTCAGTCTTCAAGTTCTGGAAATAGCTGAGAAATTTTCAAGAACTGCTGCATCCCACAGCATCGCAACTGATTATGCGAAACTTGACTGCCTGACTTCTATATTTATGAATGTCTTCTCACGTAATCAACCCCTGGAATTCTGGAAAGCTCTCTTCCCTGTGTTCAATAGTGTCTTTGAACTCCATGGAGCAACACTAATGGCAAGGGAAAATGATCGATTCTTGAAGCAAGTTGCTTTTCATCTTCTTCGTCTTGCAGTTTTTCGGAATGACAATATCAGGAAAAGAGCTGTTATTGGCCTACAAATACTTGTCCGG AGCTCTTTCTCCTACTTCACGCAAACAGCTAGGCTAAGGGTCATGCTAACTATTACTCTTTCTGAATTGATGTCTGAAGTTCAAGTGACTCAGATGAAATCTGATGGAACACTTGAAGAAAGTGGTGAAGCTCGCCGTCTTAGAATGTCGTTGACGGAAATGGCAGATGAATCTAAGAGTCCTAACTTGTTAAATGATTGTGGTCTTCCAGATAATTCACTTGTCTCTGTTCCTCAAAATTCATCAGAGAACCATTGGTCCTGGACTGAGGTCAAATATCTTGCTGACAGTCTTCTTTTGGCTCTTGATGCTAGCTTGGAACATGCGCTTCTG GCATCTGTTATGACTGTGGATCGATATGCAGCAGCAGAGGGCTTTTACAAACTTGCATTGGCCTTTGCTCCTGTTCCAGATCTTCATATAATGTGGTTACTGCATTTGTGTGACGCGCATCAGGAGATGCAGTCTTGGGCTGAAGCTGCGCAGTGTGCTGTTGCGGTTGCTGGTGTAGTAATGCAG GCCCTCGTGAGCAGGAACGATGGTGTCTGGAGCAATGAACATGTCAACGCCTTGCGCAAAATATGCCCAATGGTCAGCAGTGAGATAACTTCTGAGGCCTCAGCAGCAGAGGTAGAAGGCTATGGTGCCTCGAAACTTACAGTTGACTCCGCCGTAAAATATCTACAGCTTGCAAACAAGCTTTTCTCACAAGCTGAGCTCTACCATTTCTGTGCAAGCATTTTAGAACTTGTGATTCCAGTGTACAAAAGTAGAAGGTCATATGGACAGCTAGCAAAATGCCATACCATGTTAACCAATATCTATGAATCCATCCTTGAGCAAGAATCTAGTCCTATACCATTCACAGATGCCACATACTATAGGGTGGGATTCTATGGTGAAAAATTTGGGAGGCTAGATAGAAAAGAGTATGTTTACAGAGAACCCCGTGATGTCCGGCTGGGTGATATAATGGAGAAACTTAGTCATATATACGAGTCAAGAATGGGTGGAACCACGTTGCATGTCATTCCGGATTCTCGACAAGTTAAAGCTGATGAGTTGGAGCCTAGTGTTTGCTACCTTCAGATTACTGCTGTTGATCCGGTCATGGAAGATGAGGATCTCGGAAGCAGAAGGGAAAGAATATTTTCTCTTTCTACGGGAAGCATACGTGCCCGTGTCTTTGACCGTTTTTTGTTTGACACTCCTTTTACTAAAAATGGGAAGACCCAAGGTGGATTGGAAGACCAGTGGAAGCGCCGTACTGTTTTGCAGACTGAGGGCTCCTTCCCTGCCTTAGTTAATAGGCTTGTGGTTACTAAGTCAGAGTCACTGGAGTTTTCCCCAGTTGAGAATGCAATAGGAATGATTGAAACTCGAACTGCTGCATTACGTAATGAACTTGAAGAACCTCGCAGCTCTGAAGGCGATCAACTTCCAAGGCTTCAGAGTTTACAAAGGATACTTCAAGGCTCTGTGGCTGTTCAA GTGAACAGCGGAGTTCTGAGTGTATGTACAGCTTTCCTTTCTGGTGAGCCTGCAACAAGGCTGCGCTCACAGGAATTACAGCAACTAATTGCTGCCCTCCTGGAATTTATGGCTGTCTGCAAGCGAGCTATTCGGGTGCATTTTAGATTGATTGGAGAGGAAGACCAGGACTTCCACACGCAGCTTGTCAATGGGTTTCAGTCACTTACTGCAGAATTGTCTCACTATATCCCTGCAATTCTTTCGGAACTCTGA
- the LOC113735246 gene encoding guanine nucleotide exchange factor SPIKE 1 isoform X2 has protein sequence MESSASNGHRFRRIPRQSYAASLKLDPLLDENLEQWPHLNELVQCYRTDWVKDDNKYGHYESIGPIQFHNQIFEGPDTDIETEMHLANARQSKTEDSADEELPSTSGIQPSGSSIPESSNLLLLKHFGESPLPAYEPVFDWENERSMIFGQRNPETHLPQYASGLKIAVKVLSLSFQAGLVEPFYGTISLYNRERREKLSEDFSFQLSPPEMQDASSSSEQRGIFHLDAPSASVCLLIQLEKPATEENGVTPSVYSRKEPVHLTEREKQKLQVWSRIMPYRESFAWAIIPLFDSNITAPSGGSASPGSPLTPSMSGSGSQDHVMEPIAKITSEGKLNYTSAVVVEVSNLNKVKEGYTEDSLQDPKRKVHKPVKGVLRLEIEKLQASSVDWENTLESGHTIYGSVEHVDRLNDPSITRCPSNGSYGPHYASSKSISFQGKEMARNGSIAQSNLEFAADDFQAFDFRTTTRNEPFLQLFHCLYVYPLNVSMSRKRNLFIRVELRKDDVDIRKPPLEAMHPREPAASLQKWAHTQVAVAARVACYHDEIKVSLPAIWTPLHHLLFTFFHVDLQTKLEAPKPVVIGYASVPLSTHAQFRSEVSLPIMRELVPHYLQDTVKERLDYLEDGKNVFRLRLRLCSSLYPISERIRDFFLEYDRHTLRTSPPWGSELLEAINSLKNVDSTALLQFLHPILNMLLHLIGNGGETLQVAAFRAMVNILTRVQQESVDEAERNVYLVNYVDFAFDDFGGRQPPVYPGLSTVWGSLARSKAKGYRVGPVYDDVLAMAWFFLELIVKSMALEQTRLYYHNLPSGEDVPPMQLKEGVFRCIMQLYDCLITEVHERCKKGLGLAKYLNSSLAFFCYDLLSIIEPRQVFELVSLYLDKFSGVCQAVLHDCKLTFLQIICDHDLFVEMPGRDPSDRNYLSSVLIQEIFLTWDHDDLSMRAKAARILVVLLCKHEFDVRYQKTEDKLYIAQLYFPLVGQILDEMPVFYNLSAIEKREVLIIILEIIRNLDDASLVKAWQQSIARTRLFFKLLEEGLVHFEHRRPADSMLISNSSRSPGQEKPASPKYSERLSPAINHYLSEAARHEVRPQGTPENGYLWQRVNSQLSSPSQPYSLREALAQAQSSRIGASTQALRESLHPILRQKLELWEENLSAAVSLQVLEIAEKFSRTAASHSIATDYAKLDCLTSIFMNVFSRNQPLEFWKALFPVFNSVFELHGATLMARENDRFLKQVAFHLLRLAVFRNDNIRKRAVIGLQILVRSSFSYFTQTARLRVMLTITLSELMSEVQVTQMKSDGTLEESGEARRLRMSLTEMADESKSPNLLNDCGLPDNSLVSVPQNSSENHWSWTEVKYLADSLLLALDASLEHALLASVMTVDRYAAAEGFYKLALAFAPVPDLHIMWLLHLCDAHQEMQSWAEAAQCAVAVAGVVMQALVSRNDGVWSNEHVNALRKICPMVSSEITSEASAAEVEGYGASKLTVDSAVKYLQLANKLFSQAELYHFCASILELVIPVYKSRRSYGQLAKCHTMLTNIYESILEQESSPIPFTDATYYRVGFYGEKFGRLDRKEYVYREPRDVRLGDIMEKLSHIYESRMGGTTLHVIPDSRQVKADELEPSVCYLQITAVDPVMEDEDLGSRRERIFSLSTGSIRARVFDRFLFDTPFTKNGKTQGGLEDQWKRRTVLQTEGSFPALVNRLVVTKSESLEFSPVENAIGMIETRTAALRNELEEPRSSEGDQLPRLQSLQRILQGSVAVQVNSGVLSVCTAFLSGEPATRLRSQELQQLIAALLEFMAVCKRAIRVHFRLIGEEDQDFHTQLVNGFQSLTAELSHYIPAILSEL, from the exons ATGGAGAGTTCTGCATCCAATGGCCACCGCTTCCGAAGGATTCCCCGGCAATCCTATGCTGCCTCTTTGAAGTTAGACCCCCTT CTTGACGAAAACTTGGAACAGTGGCCACATTTAAATGAACTTGTTCAGTGCTATCGAACTGACTGGGTGAAAGATGATAACAAGTACGGGCACTATGAAAGTATCGGCCCCATTCAATTCCACAACCAAATATTCGAAGGACCCGATACAGATATTGAAACAG AAATGCATCTTGCTAATGCTAGGCAAAGTAAGACTGAAGATTCAGCTGATGAAGAACTTCCTAGTACGTCTGGGATTCAACCTTCAGGATCTAGTATCCCGGAGTCATCGAACTTGCTACTACTGAAG CATTTCGGTGAATCCCCCCTACCAGCTTATGAACCCGTTTTTGACTGGGAGAATGAGCGATCTATGATATTTGGTCAAAGAAATCCAGAAACACACTTGCCTCAATATGCCAG TGGACTAAAGATCGCTGTGAAAGTTCTATCATTATCATTTCAAGCTGGACTTGTTG AGCCGTTTTATGGCACCATTTCTTTATATAATAGggagagaagagaaaaactgtCAGAGGATTTCAGTTTTCAACTGTCACCTCCAGAAATGCAAGAT GCCAGCAGTTCTTCTGAACAGCGCGGTATTTTCCATCTAGATGCTCCATCAGCATCAGTTTGTCTGCTGATTCAATTAGAGAAACCTGCAACAGAAGAAAACGGGGTGACTCCTTCTGTTTATTCACGCAAAGAACCA GTGCACTTGACTGAAAGAGAGAAACAGAAGCTGCAAGTGTGGTCCCGGATCATGCCTTACAGAGAGTCTTTTGCTTGGGCCATCATTCCACTCTTTGATAGCAATATTACTGCACCATCTGGGGGTTCTGCTTCACCAGGCAGCCCCTTGACTCCTAGCATGTCAGGTTCAGGTTCTCAAGATCACGTTATGGAGCCAATCGCAAAGATTACTTCGGAAGGGAAGCTTAACTATACAAGTGCCGTGGTGGTTGAAGTTTCCAATTTGAATAAAGTTAAAGAAGGCTATACTGAGGACTCACTCCAG GATCCAAAGCGGAAGGTTCATAAACCTGTCAAGGGTGTCTTAAGATTGGAAATTGAAAAGCTCCAAGCCAGCTCTGTTGATTGGGAAAACACTTTGGAAAGTGGGCATACCATCTATGGGTCCGTTGAACATGTGGaccggttgaatgatcccaGTATAACTAGATGCCCCAGCAATGGTTCTTATGGACCTCACTATGCCAGCTCTAAATCAATATCCTTTCAGGGGAAAGAGATGGCTCGAAATGGATCAATTGCTCAAAGTAACTTGGAATTTGCTGCCGACGAT TTCCAAGCTTTTGACTTCCGTACAACAACAAGAAATGAGCCTTTCTTGCAGCTCTTCCATTGTCTTTATGTGTACCCTTTGAATGTTAGCATGAGTCGGAAAAGGAATCTGTTTATACGGGTTGAGCTGAGAAAAGATGATGTTGATATTCGTAAACCACCATTGGAG GCAATGCATCCAAGGGAACCAGCTGCATCACTTCAGAAATGGGCTCATACTCAAGTTGCGGTTGCAGCTAGGGTTGCTTGCTACCATGATGAGATTAAAGTTTCCCTGCCAGCCATTTGGACACCACTGCATCACCTATTGTTCACATTCTTTCATGTTGACCTTCAAACGAAACTGGAAGCGCCAAAGCCT GTTGTAATTGGATATGCTTCAGTTCCATTATCTACTCATGCTCA GTTCAGGTCTGAGGTTTCTTTGCCAATAATGAGAGAGTTGGTTCCACACTACCTTCAGGATACTGTTAAG GAGCGACTGGATTACTTGGAGGATGGGAAAAATGTATTCAGGCTTCGCTTGCGACTATGTTCATCATTATACCCCATTAGTGAGCGAATTAGAGATTTTTTTCTTGAGTATGACAGACACACTCTTCGAACTAGTCCACCTTGGGGATCTGAGCTACTTGAG GCTATCAACAGTTTGAAGAATGTGGATTCTACTGCCTTGCTTCAGTTTCTCCATCCTATACTAAATATGCTCCTCCATCTTATAGGCAATGGTGGAGAAACTCTCCAG GTTGCTGCCTTCAGAGCTATGGTTAACATTTTGACGAG GGTGCAGCAAGAATCAGTAGATGAAGCCGAAAGAAATGTTTATCTAGTGAACTATGTTGATTTTGCCTTTGATGATTTTGGTGGTCGTCAGCCGCCAGTATACCCTGGTTTATCTACAGTCTGGGGAAGCCTGGCTCGCAGTAAG GCAAAAGGCTACCGTGTAGGGCCGGTTTATGATGATGTTTTGGCAATGGCTTGGTTTTTCCTTGAACTGATAGTGAAATCAATGGCATTGGAGCAGACGCGACTGTACTATCACAATCTTCCCTCAG GTGAGGATGTCCCACcaatgcaattgaaagaaggTGTTTTCAGGTGTATAATGCAACTATATGACTGCCTTATTACGGAAGTTCATGAGCGTTGCAAGAAGGGTTTAGGGTTGGCCAAATATTTAAACAGCagtttggctttcttttgttaCGACCTCTTGTCTATCATAGAGCCACGACAAGTTTTTGAATTG GTATCTTTGTACCTGGACAAATTTTCTGGGGTTTGTCAAGCTGTGCTGCATGACTGCAAGCTTACTTTTCTACAAATTATATGTGACCATGATCTTTTCGTGGAGATGCCTGGGCGAGATCCTTCAGATAG GAATTACCTTTCTTCTGTCCTAATACAAGAAATTTTCCTAACGTGGGACCATGATGATCTGTCTATGCGGGCAAAG GCAGCTAGAATTCTGGTGGTCCTACTTTGCAAGCATGAATTTGACGTGCGTTACCAAAAGACTGAAGATAAGCTCTACATTGCCCAGTTATACTTTCCTCTTGTTGGCCAG ATCTTAGATGAAATGCCTGTCTTCTACAATTTGAGTGCAATAGAAAAGCGTGAAGTATTGATAATTATTTTGGAAATAATACGCAATTTGGATGATGCCTCTCTTGTGAAGGCATGGCAACAAAGCATTGCTCGGACTAgattatttttcaaacttttggaGGAGGGCCTAGTTCATTTTGAG CACAGAAGACCTGCTGATAGCATGTTAATCAGCAATAGTTCTCGCAGTCCCGGACAGGAAAAACCTGCATCTCCAAAATATTCTGAAAGACTTTCACCAGCAATTAATCACTATCTATCTGAGGCAGCACGACACGAAGTGAGA CCTCAGGGAACACCTGAAAATGGGTACTTGTGGCAAAGAGTCAATTCCCAGCTTAGTTCACCCAGTCAGCCATATTCTTTGCGGGAAGCTCTTGCTCAGGCACAGTCTTCCAGGATTGGTGCCTCTACTCAAGCGCTGAGGGAATCTTTGCACCCAATCCTAAGACAAAAACTG GAACTTTGGGAAGAAAACCTTAGTGCAGCCGTCAGTCTTCAAGTTCTGGAAATAGCTGAGAAATTTTCAAGAACTGCTGCATCCCACAGCATCGCAACTGATTATGCGAAACTTGACTGCCTGACTTCTATATTTATGAATGTCTTCTCACGTAATCAACCCCTGGAATTCTGGAAAGCTCTCTTCCCTGTGTTCAATAGTGTCTTTGAACTCCATGGAGCAACACTAATGGCAAGGGAAAATGATCGATTCTTGAAGCAAGTTGCTTTTCATCTTCTTCGTCTTGCAGTTTTTCGGAATGACAATATCAGGAAAAGAGCTGTTATTGGCCTACAAATACTTGTCCGG AGCTCTTTCTCCTACTTCACGCAAACAGCTAGGCTAAGGGTCATGCTAACTATTACTCTTTCTGAATTGATGTCTGAAGTTCAAGTGACTCAGATGAAATCTGATGGAACACTTGAAGAAAGTGGTGAAGCTCGCCGTCTTAGAATGTCGTTGACGGAAATGGCAGATGAATCTAAGAGTCCTAACTTGTTAAATGATTGTGGTCTTCCAGATAATTCACTTGTCTCTGTTCCTCAAAATTCATCAGAGAACCATTGGTCCTGGACTGAGGTCAAATATCTTGCTGACAGTCTTCTTTTGGCTCTTGATGCTAGCTTGGAACATGCGCTTCTG GCATCTGTTATGACTGTGGATCGATATGCAGCAGCAGAGGGCTTTTACAAACTTGCATTGGCCTTTGCTCCTGTTCCAGATCTTCATATAATGTGGTTACTGCATTTGTGTGACGCGCATCAGGAGATGCAGTCTTGGGCTGAAGCTGCGCAGTGTGCTGTTGCGGTTGCTGGTGTAGTAATGCAG GCCCTCGTGAGCAGGAACGATGGTGTCTGGAGCAATGAACATGTCAACGCCTTGCGCAAAATATGCCCAATGGTCAGCAGTGAGATAACTTCTGAGGCCTCAGCAGCAGAGGTAGAAGGCTATGGTGCCTCGAAACTTACAGTTGACTCCGCCGTAAAATATCTACAGCTTGCAAACAAGCTTTTCTCACAAGCTGAGCTCTACCATTTCTGTGCAAGCATTTTAGAACTTGTGATTCCAGTGTACAAAAGTAGAAGGTCATATGGACAGCTAGCAAAATGCCATACCATGTTAACCAATATCTATGAATCCATCCTTGAGCAAGAATCTAGTCCTATACCATTCACAGATGCCACATACTATAGGGTGGGATTCTATGGTGAAAAATTTGGGAGGCTAGATAGAAAAGAGTATGTTTACAGAGAACCCCGTGATGTCCGGCTGGGTGATATAATGGAGAAACTTAGTCATATATACGAGTCAAGAATGGGTGGAACCACGTTGCATGTCATTCCGGATTCTCGACAAGTTAAAGCTGATGAGTTGGAGCCTAGTGTTTGCTACCTTCAGATTACTGCTGTTGATCCGGTCATGGAAGATGAGGATCTCGGAAGCAGAAGGGAAAGAATATTTTCTCTTTCTACGGGAAGCATACGTGCCCGTGTCTTTGACCGTTTTTTGTTTGACACTCCTTTTACTAAAAATGGGAAGACCCAAGGTGGATTGGAAGACCAGTGGAAGCGCCGTACTGTTTTGCAGACTGAGGGCTCCTTCCCTGCCTTAGTTAATAGGCTTGTGGTTACTAAGTCAGAGTCACTGGAGTTTTCCCCAGTTGAGAATGCAATAGGAATGATTGAAACTCGAACTGCTGCATTACGTAATGAACTTGAAGAACCTCGCAGCTCTGAAGGCGATCAACTTCCAAGGCTTCAGAGTTTACAAAGGATACTTCAAGGCTCTGTGGCTGTTCAA GTGAACAGCGGAGTTCTGAGTGTATGTACAGCTTTCCTTTCTGGTGAGCCTGCAACAAGGCTGCGCTCACAGGAATTACAGCAACTAATTGCTGCCCTCCTGGAATTTATGGCTGTCTGCAAGCGAGCTATTCGGGTGCATTTTAGATTGATTGGAGAGGAAGACCAGGACTTCCACACGCAGCTTGTCAATGGGTTTCAGTCACTTACTGCAGAATTGTCTCACTATATCCCTGCAATTCTTTCGGAACTCTGA